The following are from one region of the Actinomyces sp. oral taxon 897 genome:
- a CDS encoding DEAD/DEAH box helicase, with product MELSGTVPDPLSGPSGHPAARADDGLSSYATGERVVIRDEEWIVRTVSPATPGVRLEVTGASELVRDHEATFFSAIDEVRRLDPRQVRLVPDTSGAFLSTRLWLDAVMRRSPVPVADTRVVAGHRALLDHLDYQLRPARTMLSNLRPRLLIGDAVGLGKTLEIGIALSELIARGRGDRVLVVTPRAVLKQFQHEMFTRFGIPLVRLDSAGIQRVQRDLPAGRNPFAYFHRVIVSIDTLKNPHLYRHHLRSHRWDAVVIDECHNLINRGTQNNELARILARNSDALILASATPHNGSAESFAELVSLLDPTAIADPRSYSSADIAHLYVRRHRGSPEVRSEIADRWRERLQPTIHPVAPGAAEREVMAELDSVWLHPAGGSAPVTGRGRTLFPWTLFKAFLSSPQALRSTIANRLRTLSGANGTAQTAEQCALRRLDSLTAQVTAPAKTRVLTSLLKELGVGRDSDTRVVVFSERIDTIEMLARELPGRLHMPKDAVRTLYASQSDDTIQSTVESFGQKRSPIRVLLASDMASEGLNLHKQCHLLVHYDVPWSFIRLQQRNGRIDRYGQRHAPAIHALALADEEATSEVRVVTSLLTKEHEANRALGDAGVLMDLDVTEYDGGLEERTVMDALARGRTVEDVSAPPARVVADNPFLRVALGLAGDAPGGGAPAGTRPPGAQSPDVRPPVARTDHHRDGALSGTAEVARLFADDDDYVAAVLRGTMTPAEREELQVRRDSKHDLLELRTDSAVALRSGLRTRLRNLPRELVRGEDSVLDAIAVTGSGPLAERRLQAAQESTSSGDAWPDVQFLTPAHPVAEWAADRGLGVTERGTALVVTGEVDQPTYLTQATWANGAGQVVIASLDAVGVALADTGRGSRGAGVEDAGRTGSASASVVGVEDMVTLLRRAGLDDRAINTGALEEELLERLRPGVPVALDAATTALRRRRAEFEGDFDQRLAADRERLSVWHQESLDHLTLPSVSRARRERIERTAQGIDDLITSMQVTGEPHVWLLAVIVPRSM from the coding sequence ATGGAACTTTCGGGCACGGTCCCGGACCCACTCAGCGGACCGTCCGGCCACCCAGCCGCCCGGGCCGACGACGGGCTCTCCTCCTACGCCACCGGCGAGCGGGTGGTCATCCGCGACGAGGAGTGGATCGTCCGTACGGTCTCACCGGCCACCCCGGGCGTGCGGCTGGAGGTCACGGGCGCCTCCGAGCTCGTGCGGGACCACGAGGCCACCTTCTTCTCCGCCATCGACGAGGTCCGGCGCCTCGACCCGCGTCAGGTCCGCCTGGTACCGGACACCTCCGGGGCGTTCCTGAGTACGCGCCTGTGGCTGGACGCCGTCATGCGCCGCAGCCCGGTCCCGGTGGCGGACACCCGCGTGGTCGCCGGTCACCGCGCCCTCCTGGACCACCTGGACTACCAGCTGCGCCCGGCCCGGACCATGCTGTCCAACCTGCGCCCGCGCCTGCTGATCGGCGACGCGGTGGGCCTGGGCAAGACCCTGGAGATCGGCATCGCCCTGTCCGAGCTCATTGCCCGCGGCCGCGGGGACCGCGTCCTCGTGGTCACGCCGCGCGCGGTCCTCAAGCAGTTCCAGCACGAGATGTTCACGCGCTTCGGCATCCCCCTGGTGCGCCTGGACTCCGCCGGCATCCAGCGCGTCCAGCGGGACCTGCCCGCCGGACGCAACCCCTTTGCCTACTTCCACCGGGTGATCGTCTCCATCGACACCCTGAAGAACCCGCACTTGTACCGCCACCACCTGCGCTCCCACCGCTGGGACGCCGTCGTCATCGATGAGTGCCACAACCTCATTAACCGCGGCACCCAGAACAACGAGCTGGCCCGGATCCTGGCGAGGAACTCCGACGCCCTCATCTTGGCCTCGGCCACGCCCCACAACGGCAGCGCGGAGTCCTTCGCCGAGCTCGTCTCCCTGCTGGACCCCACGGCGATCGCCGACCCCCGCTCCTACTCCTCGGCTGACATCGCCCACCTCTACGTGCGCCGCCACCGCGGCAGCCCGGAGGTGCGCTCCGAGATCGCCGACCGCTGGCGCGAGCGCCTCCAGCCGACCATCCACCCGGTGGCCCCCGGCGCCGCCGAGCGCGAGGTCATGGCCGAGCTGGACTCCGTGTGGCTCCACCCCGCTGGCGGGTCCGCCCCCGTGACCGGCCGGGGCCGCACCCTCTTCCCCTGGACCCTGTTCAAGGCCTTCCTGTCCTCCCCGCAGGCCCTGCGCTCCACTATCGCCAACCGCCTGCGCACCCTGTCGGGCGCCAACGGCACCGCCCAGACCGCTGAGCAGTGCGCCCTGAGGCGCCTGGACTCCCTGACCGCCCAGGTGACTGCTCCGGCCAAGACCAGGGTGCTCACCTCCCTCCTTAAGGAGCTCGGCGTGGGCCGGGACAGCGACACCCGTGTCGTCGTCTTCTCCGAACGCATTGACACCATTGAGATGCTGGCGCGCGAGCTCCCCGGCCGCCTGCACATGCCCAAGGACGCGGTCCGCACCCTCTACGCCAGCCAGTCCGACGACACCATCCAGTCCACTGTGGAGTCCTTCGGCCAGAAGCGCTCCCCGATCCGGGTGCTCCTGGCCTCGGACATGGCCTCCGAGGGCCTCAACCTGCACAAGCAGTGCCACCTGCTCGTGCACTACGACGTCCCCTGGTCCTTTATCCGTCTCCAGCAGCGCAACGGGCGCATCGACCGCTACGGGCAGCGCCACGCCCCCGCGATCCACGCCCTGGCCCTGGCTGACGAGGAGGCCACGAGCGAGGTCCGCGTGGTCACCTCCCTGCTCACCAAGGAGCACGAGGCCAACCGCGCACTGGGCGACGCCGGGGTGCTCATGGACCTGGACGTCACCGAGTACGACGGCGGTCTGGAGGAGCGCACGGTCATGGACGCCCTGGCGCGCGGGCGCACCGTCGAGGACGTCTCCGCACCCCCCGCCAGGGTCGTCGCCGACAACCCGTTCCTGCGCGTCGCCCTGGGGCTGGCCGGAGACGCGCCCGGGGGCGGCGCACCGGCGGGTACACGGCCCCCCGGCGCGCAGTCCCCGGACGTGCGGCCCCCGGTGGCGCGCACGGACCACCACCGTGACGGCGCGTTGAGCGGCACCGCTGAGGTGGCGCGCCTCTTCGCGGATGACGACGACTACGTCGCCGCGGTCCTGCGCGGGACGATGACCCCTGCCGAGCGCGAGGAGCTCCAGGTGCGCCGGGACAGCAAGCACGACCTCCTGGAGCTGCGCACGGACTCCGCGGTGGCGCTCCGCTCGGGTCTGCGCACCCGTCTGCGCAACCTGCCACGGGAGCTCGTGCGCGGCGAGGACTCGGTCCTGGACGCCATCGCGGTGACCGGCTCGGGCCCGCTGGCCGAGAGGCGCCTGCAGGCCGCCCAGGAGTCCACCAGCTCCGGTGACGCCTGGCCGGACGTCCAGTTCCTCACCCCCGCTCACCCGGTGGCCGAGTGGGCGGCCGACCGGGGCCTGGGCGTCACCGAGCGCGGCACCGCCCTGGTGGTGACCGGCGAGGTCGACCAGCCCACCTACCTGACGCAGGCGACCTGGGCCAACGGCGCCGGGCAGGTGGTCATTGCGAGCCTGGACGCCGTGGGCGTGGCACTGGCGGACACCGGGCGAGGCTCCCGGGGAGCCGGCGTCGAGGACGCGGGGCGCACCGGCTCGGCCAGTGCGTCCGTGGTCGGGGTCGAGGACATGGTGACCCTCCTGCGCCGTGCGGGCCTGGACGACCGCGCCATTAATACGGGCGCGCTGGAGGAGGAGCTCCTGGAGCGGCTGCGCCCGGGCGTTCCCGTGGCACTGGACGCCGCCACCACCGCCTTGCGCAGGCGCCGTGCGGAGTTCGAGGGCGACTTCGACCAGCGCCTGGCGGCCGACCGCGAACGCCTGTCCGTCTGGCACCAGGAGAGCCTGGATCACCTGACCCTGCCATCGGTCTCCCGTGCGAGACGGGAGCGCATTGAACGCACGGCCCAGGGCATTGACGACCTCATCACCTCCATGCAGGTGACCGGGGAGCCCCATGTCTGGTTGCTAGCCGTCATCGTCCCCAGGAGCATGTGA
- a CDS encoding DEAD/DEAH box helicase — MGTSAPSRGRHAAFTPSLPSLLAEDVRTGLVEYLSTTYSLADPAARNVLAAFLDSSEHGIFRGPYLRLRPPFRSVAPTWASPLSWMPAGFTPYLHQARAFERLSSRDHAPRPTLVTTGTGSGKTEAFLLPLLDHARRAHGRGPSGITAIILYPMNALATDQARRIAQTVSSVPELDGVRVGLYIGGDGHHRVMSAEHVIDHRDTLRTHPPHILLTNYKMLDLLLMDPRHADLWRGAGQDLQYLVLDEFHTYDGAQGTDVAMLLRRLGAALGIARPGRPLGDVVPVATSATLGDLTSSRSPDGRPDPGGANAATAPMRDLARTVFGRPFEADCVITEDRLTPDEAFPGPGENATRIFPDPGDIAAVSAPTDAAGWRRLAQSVLVTDDGKPATDDLSDPVALGQRLTGHAVGQTLLRVLGTRPVTVDEALMALGRATMRPWYSTDPATRRVGVSALSRLLALASYARTQDPATGRLRPLIDVQVQLWVRDVHRLLREVSTEPSFTWWTPTTVKEEGATFLPAVYCRSCGASGWAALRPGTAERHTEGALNAHHLTIWQAGVSSTDHSRLRYLMRAADPEGAHLLDPSGPALLRPSPDFDAHQRFIPVHQPLTGDDARRDTCPACGTRDAVRFMGTAASTLLSVALSQAFGSTHLPDEEKKTLVFTDSVQDAAHRAAFIEARAFRFNLRSALYRAARAAGGRTTLEDLSHNLVPATTRRHEDDQELYLLAPPSLVRRMGWDRDNTWLAADKGGARHKAVRQRLAQEAHLEAGLFARLGRTLELTGSWNVDVDLTGEDLSDVADILRESHLNSAGYVPGTQAPRRAYEQWLLGLLDHLRLAGGIAHHWLNPYRDQDGRTWLVGGGARHRAMRRFGPRSARPGFLTTGRTDKDSDFITLNGAPTTWAGDWTRRCLDVSDGPTDGSAGALLREAAELLAGRGVLDSRSTPTGRTYGLNPKRLVIDTREAARLVCDRCRQVLTVAPEREAAWTGARCTRWHCTGTLGPAPGQAASEGGVGQGADYYRALYTQGRLRPIKAREHTALLDRQRREELEEAFARSDTGTDPNVLTCTPTLELGVDIGDLSVVCLASLPRTTASYLQRVGRAGRSDGNALVLAVVRPTTRTMPYLEEPAELLDGVVRPPAAYLRATELLTRQLTAHVLDTAVPDSVPAPPGSIRTVFEQWRDARRPGPSGTGGEAADPAPCWLDTFTGYVSTHAETLVDSFLALFPGEVAPARDHLIAHCRVGLPAAVDRIASRWNAETRALREQSEQTQASINRLLALGHRDEADERDLERLRGEARALRGRQTRHLNDPEINETFTALGREGLLPGYNLLDDSTTLEAHLWWRGDSQDSATSDIQNVDYEVTRPSTTALSELAPGASFYAYGRKVVVDAIDLNADEAAAGLTCVCPACGWSGPSPRAEGCPQCHSLGVTDVGQRVTMRPLRRVSSVASIEDTTITDSMEERSRLAFDMAWGVDPQDSVTSAWRLSDYTFGVEHLSRAVVRSYNLGPLSRPGPGLVVGGTEHQAPGFLTCTMCGVVDLREGSNAGQAVRHRGFCRTRRGEKEKWTRVYLKHELTTQALRVLLPETALDDPAELVALEAALMLGIRLDLGGDPQHLDIRDVPGRSKGVPTRYLVVADTVPGGTGYLDRYADPEALRGVLDQALTHLRSCRCAGSRDGCHHCVLGVLPTVHLELASRRRSIEVLENLLEPWATEKIDSLDDITVQAQPESVLEARFRRYLAAWAEAHGGRVTPVDTGDGYTSMRLTVPSADDTDLIGWVVRAQRRVRGTIPDYTLSREDHRGATVNVYLDGRAFHAGQGGLNRLGDDARLRHDLRQNGELVVSLTWDDVEEAQRELDNPARAVPAPWMSSTVRTDVAARLEDPRTTALWSNPLDLLTAILQDPDSDLWQKAAAAVAVALAGSHQDPSLPPCYVPADALPAAIDSLGAGTPVPTTGSQDVLLLPCRTATGLPIVLSVQDPTCPEHSVSAYLRLPDADTDVVRPGFAELWHDWLRWGNVLQMLGISPAHGSTPPREACAFTASTPTILKAPPVPATAAPAHGTKAEEPETPPPPGPGGTEDAGQAAAWEEVLDLVSSKLRLCTEALRHRGARLPLVGEEVGDDRVSWPIELLWDDEHLAVVVDADPERDDYLRARGFTVLNALDTADRATDLIMAHLAGEK, encoded by the coding sequence ATGGGCACCTCTGCACCGTCCCGGGGCAGGCACGCCGCCTTCACCCCCAGCCTGCCGAGCCTCCTGGCTGAGGACGTCCGCACCGGGCTCGTGGAGTACCTGTCCACCACGTACTCCCTGGCCGACCCGGCCGCGCGCAACGTCCTGGCCGCCTTCCTCGACTCCTCCGAGCACGGCATCTTCCGCGGCCCCTACCTGAGGCTGCGCCCGCCCTTCCGCAGCGTCGCCCCCACCTGGGCCAGCCCCCTGAGCTGGATGCCCGCCGGGTTCACCCCCTACCTGCACCAGGCCCGCGCCTTCGAGCGCCTGAGCAGCCGCGACCACGCACCGCGACCCACGCTGGTGACCACCGGCACCGGAAGCGGCAAGACCGAGGCCTTCCTCCTGCCCCTGCTGGACCACGCGCGCCGCGCCCACGGCAGGGGCCCCAGCGGCATTACCGCCATCATCCTCTACCCCATGAACGCCCTGGCCACCGACCAGGCCCGTCGCATCGCCCAGACCGTCAGCAGCGTCCCCGAGCTGGACGGGGTTCGCGTCGGCCTCTACATTGGCGGTGACGGGCACCACCGCGTCATGAGTGCCGAGCACGTCATTGACCACCGGGACACCCTGCGCACCCACCCACCCCACATTCTGCTCACCAACTACAAGATGCTCGACCTGCTCCTCATGGACCCCCGCCACGCGGACCTGTGGCGCGGCGCCGGGCAGGATCTGCAGTACCTCGTCCTGGACGAGTTCCACACCTACGACGGCGCCCAGGGCACCGACGTCGCCATGCTCCTGCGCCGCCTCGGCGCTGCCCTGGGCATCGCCCGGCCGGGGCGGCCCCTGGGGGACGTCGTCCCCGTCGCCACCTCCGCGACCCTGGGCGACCTCACTTCCTCGCGCTCCCCGGACGGCCGCCCCGACCCGGGCGGCGCTAACGCGGCCACCGCCCCCATGCGGGACCTCGCCCGGACCGTCTTCGGACGCCCCTTCGAGGCGGACTGCGTCATTACCGAGGACCGCCTCACCCCCGACGAGGCCTTCCCCGGGCCGGGGGAGAACGCCACCCGGATCTTCCCGGACCCGGGTGACATCGCCGCCGTCAGCGCCCCCACGGACGCCGCTGGCTGGAGGCGTCTGGCCCAGTCCGTCCTCGTCACCGACGACGGCAAGCCCGCCACCGACGACCTCTCCGACCCCGTCGCACTGGGCCAGCGGCTCACCGGGCACGCCGTGGGACAGACCCTCCTGAGAGTCCTGGGCACGCGCCCCGTCACCGTCGACGAGGCCCTCATGGCCCTGGGGCGGGCGACCATGCGCCCCTGGTACTCCACCGACCCCGCCACCCGCAGGGTCGGCGTCAGCGCCCTCAGCCGCCTCCTCGCCCTCGCCTCCTACGCCCGCACACAGGATCCGGCCACAGGACGCCTCCGCCCCCTCATCGACGTCCAGGTCCAGCTCTGGGTCCGCGACGTCCACCGGCTCCTGCGGGAGGTCTCCACCGAGCCCTCTTTCACCTGGTGGACCCCCACCACCGTGAAGGAGGAAGGCGCCACCTTCCTCCCCGCCGTCTACTGCCGCTCCTGCGGCGCCTCCGGCTGGGCCGCCTTGAGGCCGGGTACCGCCGAGCGCCACACCGAGGGCGCCCTGAACGCCCACCACCTGACCATCTGGCAGGCGGGCGTCTCCTCGACCGACCACTCCCGTCTGCGCTACCTCATGCGCGCCGCCGACCCTGAAGGCGCTCACCTCCTCGACCCCTCGGGTCCCGCCCTCCTGCGCCCCTCCCCGGACTTCGATGCCCACCAGCGCTTCATCCCCGTCCACCAGCCCCTGACCGGGGACGACGCGAGGCGCGACACCTGTCCCGCCTGCGGCACCCGGGACGCCGTCCGCTTCATGGGCACAGCCGCCTCCACCCTCCTGTCCGTCGCCCTGTCCCAGGCCTTCGGCTCCACCCACCTGCCTGACGAGGAGAAGAAGACCCTCGTCTTCACCGACTCCGTCCAGGACGCCGCCCACCGGGCCGCCTTCATCGAGGCCCGCGCCTTCCGTTTCAACCTCCGCTCCGCTCTCTACCGCGCCGCCCGCGCCGCCGGAGGACGGACCACCCTGGAGGACCTCTCCCACAACCTCGTCCCGGCCACGACACGACGCCACGAGGACGACCAGGAGCTCTACCTCCTGGCCCCGCCGTCCCTGGTACGACGCATGGGCTGGGACCGGGACAACACCTGGCTCGCCGCGGACAAGGGCGGGGCACGCCACAAGGCCGTCCGGCAGCGCCTCGCCCAGGAGGCCCACCTGGAGGCAGGGCTCTTCGCCCGCCTCGGACGCACCCTGGAACTGACCGGCTCCTGGAACGTCGACGTCGACCTCACCGGTGAGGACCTCTCCGACGTCGCCGATATCCTGCGCGAGTCCCACCTCAACAGCGCAGGCTACGTCCCCGGGACCCAAGCGCCCCGACGCGCCTACGAGCAGTGGCTCCTCGGGCTCCTGGACCACCTCCGCCTGGCCGGAGGCATCGCCCACCACTGGTTGAATCCCTACCGCGACCAGGACGGACGCACCTGGCTCGTCGGAGGCGGCGCCCGCCACCGGGCCATGCGCCGCTTCGGCCCGCGCAGCGCCCGCCCCGGGTTCCTCACTACCGGCAGGACCGACAAGGACAGCGACTTCATCACCCTGAACGGCGCCCCCACCACCTGGGCGGGGGACTGGACCCGACGCTGCCTGGACGTCAGCGACGGCCCGACGGACGGCTCCGCGGGGGCCCTCCTGCGCGAGGCTGCCGAGCTCCTGGCCGGCCGGGGCGTCCTGGACTCCCGGTCAACGCCCACCGGCCGCACCTACGGGCTGAACCCGAAGAGACTGGTCATCGACACCCGTGAGGCCGCCAGGCTCGTGTGCGACCGCTGCCGTCAGGTCCTCACCGTCGCCCCGGAGCGCGAAGCCGCCTGGACGGGTGCCCGGTGCACCCGGTGGCACTGCACCGGGACCCTGGGCCCCGCCCCGGGCCAGGCTGCCTCAGAGGGCGGGGTGGGGCAGGGCGCCGACTACTACCGCGCCCTCTACACCCAGGGACGCCTGCGCCCCATCAAGGCCCGGGAGCACACCGCCCTCCTGGACCGCCAGCGCCGCGAGGAGCTGGAGGAGGCCTTCGCCCGCTCCGACACCGGCACGGACCCCAACGTCCTGACCTGCACACCCACCCTCGAGCTCGGCGTGGACATCGGGGACCTCTCCGTGGTCTGCCTCGCCTCCCTGCCCCGCACCACCGCCAGCTACCTCCAGCGCGTGGGCCGCGCCGGCCGTAGTGACGGCAACGCCCTCGTCCTGGCCGTCGTGCGCCCCACCACCCGCACCATGCCCTACCTCGAGGAGCCCGCTGAGCTCCTCGACGGCGTCGTGCGGCCCCCGGCCGCCTACCTGCGCGCCACCGAGCTCCTCACCCGCCAGCTCACCGCCCACGTCCTGGACACCGCCGTCCCCGATTCCGTCCCCGCGCCGCCCGGCAGCATCAGGACGGTCTTCGAGCAGTGGCGCGACGCGCGCCGCCCCGGTCCCAGCGGCACCGGGGGAGAGGCCGCAGACCCGGCGCCCTGCTGGCTCGACACGTTCACCGGCTACGTCTCTACCCACGCCGAGACCCTCGTCGACTCCTTCCTCGCGCTCTTCCCTGGCGAGGTCGCCCCCGCCCGTGACCACCTCATCGCCCACTGCCGCGTCGGCCTGCCCGCCGCCGTGGACAGGATCGCCAGCCGGTGGAACGCCGAGACCCGTGCCCTGCGTGAGCAGAGCGAGCAGACACAAGCCAGTATCAACCGCCTCCTCGCTCTCGGGCACCGCGACGAGGCGGACGAACGCGACCTCGAGCGCCTCCGCGGGGAGGCGAGGGCACTCCGCGGCCGTCAGACGCGCCACCTCAACGACCCCGAGATCAACGAGACCTTCACCGCGCTGGGACGCGAGGGCCTCCTGCCCGGCTACAACCTCCTGGACGACTCCACCACCCTGGAGGCGCACCTGTGGTGGCGCGGCGACAGCCAGGACAGCGCCACCTCGGACATCCAGAACGTCGACTACGAGGTCACCCGCCCCTCGACCACCGCCCTGAGCGAGCTCGCACCCGGGGCCAGCTTCTACGCCTACGGCCGCAAGGTGGTCGTGGACGCCATTGACCTCAACGCCGACGAGGCCGCCGCGGGCCTCACCTGTGTCTGTCCCGCCTGCGGCTGGTCCGGTCCCAGCCCGCGGGCGGAGGGCTGCCCCCAGTGCCACAGCCTCGGCGTCACCGACGTGGGTCAGCGAGTCACCATGAGGCCTCTGCGACGGGTCTCCTCCGTGGCGAGCATCGAGGACACCACCATCACCGACTCCATGGAGGAGCGCTCCCGGCTCGCCTTCGACATGGCCTGGGGCGTGGACCCCCAGGACTCCGTCACCTCCGCCTGGCGCCTGAGCGACTACACCTTCGGCGTGGAGCACCTGAGCCGGGCAGTCGTCCGCAGCTACAACCTCGGCCCGCTCTCACGCCCCGGACCCGGCCTTGTCGTCGGCGGCACCGAGCACCAGGCCCCGGGCTTCCTCACCTGCACCATGTGCGGCGTCGTCGACCTGCGTGAGGGCAGCAACGCTGGTCAGGCCGTGCGGCACCGCGGCTTCTGCCGCACCCGCCGGGGCGAGAAGGAGAAGTGGACCCGCGTATACCTCAAGCACGAGCTCACCACCCAGGCGCTGCGCGTCCTCCTGCCCGAGACCGCCCTGGACGACCCCGCCGAGCTCGTCGCGCTCGAGGCCGCGCTCATGCTCGGCATCCGACTTGACCTGGGCGGGGACCCGCAGCACCTGGATATCCGCGACGTGCCCGGACGCAGCAAAGGCGTGCCCACCCGCTACCTGGTGGTCGCCGACACCGTTCCCGGCGGCACCGGCTACCTCGACCGCTACGCCGACCCCGAGGCCCTGCGCGGCGTCCTGGACCAGGCCCTCACCCACCTGCGCTCCTGCCGCTGCGCGGGCAGCAGGGACGGCTGCCACCACTGCGTGCTCGGCGTCCTTCCCACCGTGCACCTCGAGCTGGCCTCACGCCGTCGCAGCATCGAGGTCCTCGAGAACCTGCTGGAACCGTGGGCCACCGAGAAGATCGACTCCCTGGACGACATCACCGTCCAGGCCCAGCCCGAGTCCGTCCTCGAAGCCCGCTTCCGCCGCTACCTCGCCGCCTGGGCCGAGGCCCACGGCGGCAGGGTGACGCCCGTCGACACCGGTGACGGCTACACCAGCATGCGCCTGACCGTCCCGTCCGCCGACGACACCGACCTCATCGGGTGGGTGGTGCGCGCCCAGCGCCGGGTGCGGGGGACCATCCCCGACTACACCCTCTCCAGGGAGGACCACCGTGGCGCCACCGTCAACGTCTACCTCGACGGACGCGCCTTCCACGCTGGCCAGGGAGGTCTCAACCGGCTCGGCGACGACGCGCGTCTCCGCCACGACCTGCGCCAGAACGGGGAGCTGGTCGTCTCCCTGACCTGGGACGACGTCGAGGAGGCCCAGCGTGAGCTCGACAACCCCGCCAGGGCGGTGCCGGCGCCGTGGATGAGCTCGACTGTGCGCACCGACGTGGCTGCCCGGCTGGAGGATCCGCGCACCACGGCCCTGTGGTCCAACCCGCTGGACCTGCTCACAGCCATCCTCCAGGACCCCGACAGCGACCTGTGGCAGAAGGCGGCCGCCGCCGTCGCCGTGGCCCTGGCGGGCAGCCACCAGGACCCCTCCCTCCCGCCCTGCTACGTGCCCGCGGACGCCCTGCCGGCGGCCATTGACTCCCTGGGCGCCGGCACCCCCGTCCCGACCACCGGCTCCCAGGACGTTCTCCTCCTGCCCTGCCGCACCGCAACGGGCCTGCCGATCGTCCTGTCTGTGCAGGACCCCACCTGCCCCGAGCACAGCGTGAGCGCCTACCTGCGTCTTCCCGACGCCGACACGGACGTCGTCCGGCCCGGCTTCGCCGAGCTGTGGCACGACTGGCTCCGGTGGGGCAACGTCCTCCAGATGCTCGGCATCTCACCCGCGCACGGCTCCACACCCCCGCGGGAGGCCTGCGCCTTCACCGCCTCCACACCCACCATCCTGAAGGCCCCGCCCGTGCCCGCCACCGCGGCGCCCGCCCACGGTACTAAGGCGGAGGAGCCGGAGACACCGCCCCCGCCTGGCCCCGGTGGGACGGAGGACGCCGGGCAGGCCGCGGCGTGGGAGGAGGTCCTTGACCTTGTCAGCAGCAAGCTCCGCCTGTGCACGGAGGCGCTGCGACACCGCGGGGCGAGGCTCCCCCTCGTGGGGGAGGAGGTCGGGGACGACCGCGTCAGCTGGCCCATTGAGCTCCTCTGGGACGACGAGCACCTCGCCGTCGTCGTGGACGCTGACCCCGAACGCGACGACTACCTCCGGGCGCGGGGCTTCACCGTCCTCAACGCCTTGGATACCGCGGATCGTGCTACCGATCTCATTATGGCTCACCTCGCAGGAGAGAAATAA